In Thermodesulfobacteriota bacterium, the genomic stretch AGGGGCAACGTTAATGAACTCTATCAGACCATCGCGTTTAAACTCAGGACTCTTCCGGATAACTTTAGGGTTTTCTGCGGGCACGATTATGCAGAAAAAAACCTGACGTTTGCCCTAGATATCGAGCCAGAAAATAAAGCAGCAAAGGCTAAACTTAAAGAGGTAAGAAATTCAATTAAGCAAGGGAAGGAGCCCGCTCCTACAACTATTGGGGAAGAAAAGCGATACAATCCATTTTTAAGATTTGACGAGCCTTCTTTAATTAATGGGCTGAAAAAAAGAAATCCCTCCATTGAAGAAAATCCTGAAATAATATTTAAAGAGCTTCGAGAGATGCGTAATAAGTGGTGATAAGTAGGAGATTATTGCTTCGCCGGATCCTAAGTACTCAGGTTGCAGATTGCTTCGCCACCCCTTCGCAAAGGTCCTTCGACATGCTCAGGACAGGCCTCAGGGCTTCGGCTCGCAATGACAATCTGGGCGGGACTCTAATAGCAGTTGCTGCGAGGACTGACACTTCACATGTGTTCAGTGCAGGCTCAGTCAGTCGTGGCAATCTCCGGCACTATTGGCAGAGCGTTTCGTTATAGATCCGAGTAGCATTGAGTAGCGGATTATCTCCCCTTCATCCGCAGTGACAATTATTTGGTATAATTGTAGCCATGCACCGAAAAGCGGAAACGGAAAAGTTCAAGATTCTTCGTCAAATGCTCAAAAGGCGCATCCTAATCATGGATGGCGCAATGGGGACAATGGTCCAGTCGTACAAACTTGACGAGGCGGATTTTAGGGGTGAGCGATTCAAGGATCACCAAAGGGATTTAAAGGGCAATAACGACATCTTATGCCTTACAAGACCGGATTTGGTTAAGAAGATACACAGACAATACCTTGATGCCGGAGCGAATATTATAGAAACCAATACGTTTAACAGTACGAGAATATCCCAATCCGATTATGGGCTTGAAGGCATTGCCTATGAGCTCAATGAAGAAGCCGCAAGAATTGCGAGAGAAGCCGTAGATGAATTCTGTGCGGTGAATCGAGAGAGGAAATGCTTTGTAGCAGGGGCCTTAGGACCGACAAATAAGACCTGTTCAATATCGCCAGATGTAAATAATCCAGCATACAGGAATATCACATTCAGTGAACTCACCGATGCATACTATGAGCAAATCAGGGGTCTTGTTGAAGGAGGTGTCGATATTTTGCTCGCAGAGACTGTATTCGACACACTAAATGTAAAAGCGGCTATTTTTGCGATTGAAAAGTTCTTTGATGAGCATTCTGTTCGATTGCCCGTGATGTTATCCGTGACTATTACAGACGCGTCGGGCAGGACCCTTTCAGGACAGACCGTTGAAGCATTCTGGAACTCAGTCAGGCATGCTAGACCTCTGTCCGTCGGCATAAACTGTTCACTAGGTGCTAAGGAAATGCGTCCTCATATGGATGAATTGTCCACTATCGCAGATTGCTACACGAGTTGCTATCCGAATGCCGGACTTCCCAATCCCTTGAGCGAAACAGGATATGATCAAACCCCTGAAGAGATATCCATATTCCTTGAGGAGTTTGCAAAAAGTGGGTTTGTAAACATCGTAGGCGGATGTTGTGGAACCACACCTGATCATATCAATGCAATAGCTAGAAAGATAGGAGATATGCCTCCTCGAAAAATACCGATAATCCCTCCGGCTACCCGTCTCAGCGGGTTAGAGCCGTTAAACATCACGGGTGATCGAGCCCCATTTGTAGTCATAGGAGAACGAACAAATGTTACGGGCTCTCCTAAATTTGCTAACCTCATTAAGTCCGACAGGTTTGAAGACGCTCTCGGAATTGCCAAGCAACAGGTGGAAAACGGTGCAAATATAATTGACGTCAACTTTGACGAAGCCTTGCTGGATAGCGTGGCCTGTATGACACGCTTCCTTAATCTGATCACGTCTGAACCCGAAATCTCGAGGATTCCTATCATGATAGATAGCTCAAAGTGGTCGGTGATAGAAGCCGGGCTTCAATGTGTACAGGGGAAGTGCATTGTTAACTCGATCAGCCTAAAGGAAGGTGAGGAAAAATTTCTAGAACAAGCACGGCTCGTCATGCGTTACGGCGCGGCTGCAATTGTTATGGCATTTGATGAGGAGGGACAAGCTGCAAATAAAAAGGATAAGGTACGCATTTGTCAACGTGCATATGGGTTATTGACTGAAAAGTTGGGTATGGACCCAACCGATGTGATTTTTGATCCAAATATCTTGACCGTTGCGACGGGAATTGAAGAGCACAACAATTACGCAGTCGATTTCATAGAATCCATCGGCGAAATAAAGGCCACATGCCCAGGGGCCCGCACCAGCGGAGGCGTGAGTAATATCTCTTTCTCGTTCCGCGGGAACAATATAGTCAGGGAAGCCATGCACTCCGCCTTTTTGTATCATGCCATAAATGCTGGCCTTGACATGGCGATTGTGAATGCAGGAATGCTAGCCGTCTATGAGGAGATAGACAAAGAGCTTCTCGAGAGGGTGGAAGACGTACTGTTAAACAGGAGAACGGATGCTACTGAACGACTCGTCGAATACGCCGAGGAAATCAAAGGTACAGAAAAAGTGAGGCTGAAAGATGAAGAGTCGTGGCGAAAGAGAAGTGTTGAGGAACGACTCTCACACGCACTTGTTAAGGGAATAATAGACTATATTGAGGAGGATACAGAAGAAGCACGTGAGAAATACGAAAAGCCACTGGATGTTATTGAAGGCCCTCTCATGGATGGTATGAAGATCGTTGGGGAATTATTTGGAGAGGGGAAAATGTTTCTCCCCCAGGTGGTCAAGAGTGCGAGGGTAATGAAGAAAGCCGTTGCGTACCTGGAACCCTACATGGAGGCCGAAAAGAAAAACGCTGATGATCCCAGAGCTAAAAAAAAGCTTGTGATCGCAACTGTGAAGGGAGACGTACACGATATCGGGAAAAATATTGTATCGGTAGTTCTAGCCTGTAATAATTACGAAGTAATAGATCTCGGCGTGATGGTACATTGCGATAAAATCCTTCAAACGGCCAAGGAGGTAAAAGCCGATATAATTGGCATGAGCGGCTTGATAACACCGTCTCTTGATGAAATGGTCCACAATGCCAAAGAGATGGAAAGGAATGGTTTCGATGTGCCGCTGCTCATAGGAGGTGCCACTACTAGTGATGCACACACGGCTATCAAGATTGCTCCGAATTATAGTGGCCCTACAATACATGTTTTAGACGCATCATTGGTTGTTGGAGTTTGCAGAACCTTGATGAATCCTGATAAGCGTAAACCCTTTGAAGCAGAGGCCATTGCAAAACAAAAAGTAACGAGAGAGCAATATGCCGCACTATCACATAAGAAGCGCTTTATCCCTATTGATGAAGCTCGTCGAGAGAAATTTAAAACCAACTGGGAAGACATTCAAATAGATGTGCCTAAGAGGCTGGGAATACAGGTATTAAATGACATACCACTCGAAGAAGTAGTACCCTTTATCGACTGGACTCCGTTCTTCTGGGTATGGAATCTAAAGGGAGTCTACCCAAAGATATTCGAGCATAAAAAATGGGGGAAGCAGGCGCTCAATCTTTACAACGACGCTCAAAATTTATTAAACGAAATCATAGCCGATAAAAGATTCCGAGTTAGTGCAGTGACCGGCATCTGGCCGGCAAAGAGCGTAGGTGATGACGTTGAAATTTACAATCATGAAAATGGGCATAAGATTTTGGGAACATTTCGCTTCCTCAGACAGCAGCAGGCTGACGTCGATAAAAATGTATATCACTGTCTGGCGGATTTTATAGCGCCAAAGGGATCAGGACGAAAGGATTACCTCGGGTGTTTTGTAGTAACGGCCGGTTGGGAGGTGGAAACATTCGCGGCCACTTTTTCTTCTAAACTTGATGATTACCATGCAATTATGGTAAAAGCGCTCGGCGATAGATTTGCTGAGGCACTGGCGGAATTGCTGCACAAAGAGGCACGTGAGAATTGGGGATATGGAATGGAGGAACATCTCACGCACGATGACTTAATAAGAGAAAGGTATAGAGGAATACGCCCCGCGCCGGGTTACCCTTCATGCCCTGATCACACTGAGAAAGCCCTGCTCTGGAAACTACTCAAACCCGATGAAAATATTAGCGTATTTCTTACAGAGAATTTTGCGATGAATCCACCCAGTTCGGTGTCTGGTTGGTATATTGCTCACCCGGAAGCCAAGTATTTTCATTTAGGAAAAATAAACCGTGATCAGGTCGAGGATTATGCCAAGAGAAAGAATATGCCTTTGCATGTTGTTGAAAAATGGCTTCAACCTAATCTTGGGTACGAACCTTCGGAGTTTTTACAACAATTACAAGTATCAAAGAAGGCCTCAAATATTGCGCCTAATTAAGATAAATTCAGAAGAGTTTACCGTTTATTCAGCTCTCAGTTGGTGGTATTGAATACTTCCTCAGTATCTCCCTCAGATCTTTTGAAAATCTTGATCTGGGAATTACAAGGTCACAACCCGCTCTATTGGCTTCCTCCTTTAATTCGATTTGAGCATGCGATAAAAATCCGATCACGGGAATTTGCTTAAGCTCACCGGTAGATTTAATTTTTTTTATAATTTCGAGAGGGTCACCGGCTCTAGAATTGAGATCAAAGATGATGAGAGAGGGCTTTTCTGATGATATTTTCTCATTAAATCCATCTGGTTTTTTTACGAATTCCAACTCTATGTCAAGGGTCTTGGCAGCTTCCCTAATCTTCGATGAGAAAAACAGATCATCCAATACAGCTATAACCTTTTTCCTGTGGTCGTTTTTTTCATTAATCATTAACCTTTACCTGAATAGAGTGTATATTAAAGGTGTTTTTTATCAATATTATGTAAGCTTCTCCAAATAAATAGGGAGACACTATTTATTCGGTCTGCTCTTTGGCAAAAAGTCTTGGTTGTTAGTTGCTTCACCGAAGAAGTCAGCCATCCCGATCTCACTTGTTAGCAGGAGATTGCTTCATTAAATTCGCAATGACCGAGCTGGGACATGGGCAACAATAATCGAATCAAAGCTGTTTTTTTTGACGCCGCCGATACATTATTTTATATAAATGATGGACTTGGGAATGTATATTCTTCGGTGGCATCCAAATACGGATCAACTCCAGATCCTAAATTGGTCAAGGCCGCCTTTTCATGCGCATTCCACTCAGCACCCCCTTTAGTATTTGGTGGACTTTCTTCTGAAGATAGAAGGGTATATGAAAAGAAATGGTGGTACAGCGTAGTCGAAAACGTTTTTGAAGACGTGGGCATGTTTGATGAATTTGATTCATACTTTGAAGAGCTATTTGAGGTTTTTAGACTTGGCGCATGGAAATTATTTCCTGAAACTCAGGATGTATTGACCTCGCTCGAAAAGCGAGGCCTTAAATTAGGCTTGATTTCAAACTTTGATACTCGGGTGTACGATGTTTGCCAAACCCTGGGTATATATAAATATTTCAAATCGTTTGTGATCTCTAGTGAAGCTGGATTTGCAAAACCTTCGCCAGAAATTTTTGAAATCGCTCTTAATGAGCAAGGTGTATTGGCGGAGGAATCCATTCACATTGGCGATAGTATCGAGCATGATTTACGGGGAGCAAAATCTCTGGGTATAAACGCTGTATTACTTGATAGGGAGGGAAAATATGAACATAGTGATGATATCCGGAAAATCAAGGATCTAAGAGAGGTTTTTCAAATTTTAGGTGACTCTTGAAGCTTATGAGTTACGCGTGGTCGCCGCGCTTCCTTCGCGATGAGAACCGCCTGTGTCAATGAGACTGGGAGGGAAGGGAATTGCTTCAGGGAGCCAGTACTGAGTTAATCGAGGTGTTCGCAATGAGAATTAAGGAGGCACTGGAATAGCAGTCATTGCGAAGGAGCGAAACGACTGAAGCAATCTCAAGCATAAAGAGGAGGTCGCTTCATTTTACTCGCAAGGAAAGAAAGGTATTATTGCGTGGGACTGCAATGAGAGAGGCAGTCCATTAATTTGCACCGATAAAGAATTATATACAGCTATTAGAATTAACATTATTGTACTAGAGTAATGAACAAATAAATTAGTTATTCGGAGGATTACTATGAAGACTGCAGGATTAGCCTTACTCGTGGCAACAATATGGGGCATTTCACCTATATTTGAAAAACTGAGTTTGGAAAGGGCTTCACCTCTTACTGTGATAACGTTGCGTTTTATATTTTCAGCTACCTGTCTTGTCGTTTATTCGGTTGTAACGGGTGGGTATAGGGATTTCAGCACGGTAGACGGGAAAACTCTCCTCTACATCATTCTTGCTGCCCTTTTTGGTGGCATTATTGGTCTATTCCTCTTTTTCGTCGCGCTCAAGCAGGATTTTACTTCGAAGATAGTCCCCATAGCTGCTACGTTTCCCCTGTTCACCGCCCTCTATGCCTTTATGTTCCTCAGCGAGCATATTTCATCTCAGCGCCTTATTGGAATTATCCTCATAGTTATTGGATTGATTTTAGTAAATTGGAATAGCATTAGCTATTCAGATTAGGCAGTTTGATCCCTCAAGGGATCAGTCATGTTCTTTAGTCTTTTCATTACGAGTAAAAAGTACGAACGCCATGGCTGGTCTTCTCGAGGATTCTCTCATAGCAAATTGAATAGTATCTAATTTCCAGCCTTTATTAACCCACTTATTTATTATCGCTTCAAGGTCCTCTGCCGTCACGGTTGTTAATTCCACCACTTTGTAAATAATATCTTTCATTATGCATGCTTTGAAGAGTCCAATAATCGCGCGGCTTCTTTAGCAAAATAGGATATGATGATATCTGCGCCAGCCCTCTTTATGCTAGTTAGCATCTCCATAATGACTAGATTTTCATCTATCCAGCCGAGTCCACCGGCAGCCTTCACCATCGAATATTCACCACTAACGTTATACGCGGCAAGCGGATAGTCGAACTCTTCCCTGGCTGCTCTTATAACATCAAGATAAGACATGGCGGGTTTCACCATCACTATATCTGCACCCTCCTCAATGTCGAGCGCAATTTCACGCAAAGCCTCTCTAACGTTGGGCGGATCCATCTGATATTCTCTCCTGTCCCCAAATTCGGGTGAGGACTTTGCAGCCTCTCTAAATGGTCCGTAGAATGCGGATGCGTACTTCGCTGAATACGACATTATCCCAGTATTAATTAAACCATCCTCATCCAGTGCATTTCTAATCACTCCAACACGACCGTCCATCATGTCAGAGGGAGCAACTATATCAGCCCCAGCCCTTGCGTGGGATAGGGCGATCTCTCCCAGATATTTAAGTGTTTCATCGTTGTCCACTTGACCCTTCCTGATTATTCCGCAATGGCCGTGATTCGTATACGCACACATGCATATGTCGGTGAAGAGCACCATACTATTAAACCTTTCCCTTATCTCTCTTAACGCCCTCTGGACAATACCGTTTTCATCGTAAGCCTCTGATCCCAATTCATCCTTTAGCTCCGGAATCCCAAATAACAGGATGGCCTTGATTCCAAGTTCTTTTACCTGTTTTATCTCCCTTATCGCATTGTCGACTGACTGTCTAAATATCCCCGGCATTGAGCTAATCTCTTCTTTAAATCTCCTACCAGGAGCGATGAACATCGGATAGATAAAATCATCCACACTTAATTTGGTTTCAGAAACCATTTCACGGATCTGTTTATTTTTCCGTAGTCTTCTTGGACGATAATCCGGGAAGTGCATTTTAAATTTGATTGTTAAATTACTCTATTTTAGATCTCAATATAACAAGTTTTTAGATCTATTTAAAGGCTAGCATGTGTTAAATTATTCAAACAACTTCAAAAACAGGTTCTGTCCATTAGTACCCCAAACGAAATAGTGCTCTCATATTTTGCGGTTTTTTACCTTTTTAGCTTGATAATTCCCTGCGGCTTGCTGCACGGTTTCCGTTCTCATTGACAGGCAATTGTCATTGGGAGCACTTGGACGGACTGTACTGAGTAAAATCCAAGTGCTAATTAAAGACTCTAGCGAGGCAATCCTCTGCAACAAATGTCATTGCGAACGGAGTGAAGCAATCTGCCACCTAACTACTATAGTCGTCCGTATTACGAAACGCCCTGCCAGGAGTGGAGGAGATTGCTTCGAGACTTTTCGGGTCTCTCGCAGCGACTGCTATTGGAGTGCGACGCAGGGAGTCAATGACACTACCAGAATTATCATCGCGAGCGAAACGAAGCGATCTCCTCGGTGATCGTCCTGGAGTTTGCTTCGGGACTGCTTCCCTCTTTATGACATGAGAAACGGATTGGTCTGGTACTGATACCCGACAGCTCGCTTGAGAGTTATTGATTAAATTAACTCCTTCTTATTGAAATACCTGTCGCCATTAAGTTAAATATAGCCTATCGAAAAGTTAAAATGAATAAGGACTAATTATTGGTTTATTATTTTTTCAAGTCATATTTATCCACATAGACATAATTCTCAATGAACACGGAAGATAACGAAAATCGAACTACCGTTGGTATCATAGGCGGGGGGCAGCTCGCCAGAATGACAGCGATTGCCGCATACAGACTCGGTCTAGAAATAGCTATCCTGGATCCCGATATAAAAAGTCCGGCAGGGCAAATAGTACAAAAGGTCGTGATTGGATCTATAAATGATATTAGAAAATTGGAAGAGCTATCCAGAATAAGCAGCTTGATTACATTAGAAAATGAGTTTGTCGATGCTCCATTGTTAGAGAAAATTGAGTCCTCAGGAACTATTGTCTATCCTTCATCTAAGGCCTTAGGATTGATACAAGACAAGCTTACGCAAAAGCGAACTTTAGAGTTTAGTATGATAGGGGTTCCAAAATTCCTAGGGGTATCAGGCGAGAATGATATTCTTGAAGCCGGCAGAAAATATGGATGGCCGATAATTCTCAAGGTTAGGAGAAATGCGTACGACGGTAGAGGCAATGAATCGGTCAGCG encodes the following:
- the metH gene encoding methionine synthase; the protein is MHRKAETEKFKILRQMLKRRILIMDGAMGTMVQSYKLDEADFRGERFKDHQRDLKGNNDILCLTRPDLVKKIHRQYLDAGANIIETNTFNSTRISQSDYGLEGIAYELNEEAARIAREAVDEFCAVNRERKCFVAGALGPTNKTCSISPDVNNPAYRNITFSELTDAYYEQIRGLVEGGVDILLAETVFDTLNVKAAIFAIEKFFDEHSVRLPVMLSVTITDASGRTLSGQTVEAFWNSVRHARPLSVGINCSLGAKEMRPHMDELSTIADCYTSCYPNAGLPNPLSETGYDQTPEEISIFLEEFAKSGFVNIVGGCCGTTPDHINAIARKIGDMPPRKIPIIPPATRLSGLEPLNITGDRAPFVVIGERTNVTGSPKFANLIKSDRFEDALGIAKQQVENGANIIDVNFDEALLDSVACMTRFLNLITSEPEISRIPIMIDSSKWSVIEAGLQCVQGKCIVNSISLKEGEEKFLEQARLVMRYGAAAIVMAFDEEGQAANKKDKVRICQRAYGLLTEKLGMDPTDVIFDPNILTVATGIEEHNNYAVDFIESIGEIKATCPGARTSGGVSNISFSFRGNNIVREAMHSAFLYHAINAGLDMAIVNAGMLAVYEEIDKELLERVEDVLLNRRTDATERLVEYAEEIKGTEKVRLKDEESWRKRSVEERLSHALVKGIIDYIEEDTEEAREKYEKPLDVIEGPLMDGMKIVGELFGEGKMFLPQVVKSARVMKKAVAYLEPYMEAEKKNADDPRAKKKLVIATVKGDVHDIGKNIVSVVLACNNYEVIDLGVMVHCDKILQTAKEVKADIIGMSGLITPSLDEMVHNAKEMERNGFDVPLLIGGATTSDAHTAIKIAPNYSGPTIHVLDASLVVGVCRTLMNPDKRKPFEAEAIAKQKVTREQYAALSHKKRFIPIDEARREKFKTNWEDIQIDVPKRLGIQVLNDIPLEEVVPFIDWTPFFWVWNLKGVYPKIFEHKKWGKQALNLYNDAQNLLNEIIADKRFRVSAVTGIWPAKSVGDDVEIYNHENGHKILGTFRFLRQQQADVDKNVYHCLADFIAPKGSGRKDYLGCFVVTAGWEVETFAATFSSKLDDYHAIMVKALGDRFAEALAELLHKEARENWGYGMEEHLTHDDLIRERYRGIRPAPGYPSCPDHTEKALLWKLLKPDENISVFLTENFAMNPPSSVSGWYIAHPEAKYFHLGKINRDQVEDYAKRKNMPLHVVEKWLQPNLGYEPSEFLQQLQVSKKASNIAPN
- a CDS encoding response regulator yields the protein MINEKNDHRKKVIAVLDDLFFSSKIREAAKTLDIELEFVKKPDGFNEKISSEKPSLIIFDLNSRAGDPLEIIKKIKSTGELKQIPVIGFLSHAQIELKEEANRAGCDLVIPRSRFSKDLREILRKYSIPPTES
- a CDS encoding HAD-IA family hydrolase, with translation MGNNNRIKAVFFDAADTLFYINDGLGNVYSSVASKYGSTPDPKLVKAAFSCAFHSAPPLVFGGLSSEDRRVYEKKWWYSVVENVFEDVGMFDEFDSYFEELFEVFRLGAWKLFPETQDVLTSLEKRGLKLGLISNFDTRVYDVCQTLGIYKYFKSFVISSEAGFAKPSPEIFEIALNEQGVLAEESIHIGDSIEHDLRGAKSLGINAVLLDREGKYEHSDDIRKIKDLREVFQILGDS
- a CDS encoding EamA family transporter, whose amino-acid sequence is MKTAGLALLVATIWGISPIFEKLSLERASPLTVITLRFIFSATCLVVYSVVTGGYRDFSTVDGKTLLYIILAALFGGIIGLFLFFVALKQDFTSKIVPIAATFPLFTALYAFMFLSEHISSQRLIGIILIVIGLILVNWNSISYSD
- a CDS encoding DUF4177 domain-containing protein, with translation MKDIIYKVVELTTVTAEDLEAIINKWVNKGWKLDTIQFAMRESSRRPAMAFVLFTRNEKTKEHD
- the hemB gene encoding porphobilinogen synthase, with the translated sequence MHFPDYRPRRLRKNKQIREMVSETKLSVDDFIYPMFIAPGRRFKEEISSMPGIFRQSVDNAIREIKQVKELGIKAILLFGIPELKDELGSEAYDENGIVQRALREIRERFNSMVLFTDICMCAYTNHGHCGIIRKGQVDNDETLKYLGEIALSHARAGADIVAPSDMMDGRVGVIRNALDEDGLINTGIMSYSAKYASAFYGPFREAAKSSPEFGDRREYQMDPPNVREALREIALDIEEGADIVMVKPAMSYLDVIRAAREEFDYPLAAYNVSGEYSMVKAAGGLGWIDENLVIMEMLTSIKRAGADIIISYFAKEAARLLDSSKHA